Proteins from a genomic interval of Synechococcus sp. A15-28:
- a CDS encoding DUF4336 domain-containing protein — MVSVVAGAGVNPADQRWGFWPLLPLYPYGRRHTVFSELIPGQLWSLEQLQGVYYVAVPVRLTVAKVPGGLMLVNPLPPTGEVRQAIAGLEQQHGPVRTIVLPTASGLEHKLPLGPLARAFPGAEIWVCPGQWSFPVQLPLAWLGVPARRTKVLFDDGVPHGDVCEWLSLGPLDLGVGRFQEISCFHRPSGALLVTDALVGISVEPPSLFDLDPTPLLFHARERGDQPLHDTPEARRRGWARLVLFASYLRPEPLEVPTLKEVFRHAFRPGLRSAKAHFGLYPFRWKPGWEAAAAELMREAEPKIQVAPVLERLVLPRAKKSLLDWLEQLGQWSDLRWLVSAHYSAPIGFTTGTLASLVRDLTERPWAPSTSNWEFLGSIDQRLLDLGVVPEQPRLRS, encoded by the coding sequence ATGGTGAGCGTGGTGGCTGGAGCTGGTGTGAATCCTGCGGATCAGCGCTGGGGTTTCTGGCCGCTGCTGCCGCTCTATCCCTATGGCCGCCGCCACACGGTGTTCAGTGAGTTGATCCCTGGCCAGCTCTGGAGTCTGGAGCAGCTGCAGGGGGTGTATTACGTGGCCGTTCCGGTGCGGCTCACCGTTGCCAAGGTGCCCGGTGGCTTGATGTTGGTGAACCCACTGCCGCCCACCGGTGAGGTTCGCCAAGCCATTGCCGGGCTGGAACAGCAGCATGGGCCCGTGCGCACGATCGTGCTGCCCACCGCCTCTGGTCTGGAGCACAAGCTGCCCCTCGGCCCCCTGGCCCGCGCCTTCCCGGGTGCAGAAATTTGGGTGTGTCCGGGTCAGTGGAGTTTTCCGGTGCAGTTGCCTCTGGCCTGGTTGGGCGTTCCGGCACGCCGCACCAAGGTCTTGTTCGACGATGGCGTCCCCCATGGCGATGTTTGTGAGTGGTTGTCGTTGGGACCCCTCGACCTTGGTGTCGGTCGTTTCCAGGAGATCTCCTGTTTTCATCGTCCGTCAGGCGCTCTGCTGGTCACCGACGCCCTTGTGGGCATCAGTGTTGAGCCGCCTTCGCTGTTTGATCTCGACCCCACGCCTCTGTTGTTCCACGCCCGCGAGCGGGGTGATCAGCCTTTGCACGACACGCCCGAGGCGCGTCGACGTGGTTGGGCGCGGCTGGTGCTGTTTGCCTCCTACCTGCGGCCGGAACCGTTGGAGGTGCCAACCCTCAAGGAGGTGTTTCGCCATGCCTTTCGCCCCGGTCTGCGATCGGCCAAAGCCCACTTCGGGCTCTATCCCTTTCGGTGGAAGCCGGGTTGGGAGGCCGCCGCTGCTGAGTTGATGAGGGAAGCGGAGCCCAAAATTCAGGTGGCGCCGGTGTTGGAGCGGTTGGTGTTACCCCGTGCCAAGAAATCTCTGCTCGATTGGTTGGAGCAGCTGGGTCAATGGAGCGATCTGCGCTGGCTGGTGTCAGCCCACTACAGCGCTCCCATCGGTTTCACGACAGGAACGTTGGCTTCACTTGTTCGGGATCTGACCGAACGCCCCTGGGCACCCAGCACCAGCAACTGGGAGTTTCTTGGATCGATTGATCAACGCTTGCTGGATCTCGGCGTAGTGCCTGAGCAACCTCGTCTCAGAAGTTGA
- a CDS encoding DUF760 domain-containing protein, with protein MFNPEFLTTDSNDGQAGNSLIQYLQEQTPDTLQRVAKSASNDIQDIIRHNVQGLLGMLPGEHFEVKVTANRDNLANMLASAMMTGYFLRQMEQRKELEETLFADEQMAIEPDDELNF; from the coding sequence ATGTTCAACCCCGAGTTCCTGACCACTGACAGCAACGACGGTCAAGCGGGGAACAGCCTGATCCAGTACCTGCAGGAGCAGACACCGGACACCTTGCAGCGTGTCGCCAAGTCCGCCAGCAACGACATCCAGGACATCATTCGCCACAACGTTCAAGGGTTGCTGGGCATGCTCCCCGGTGAACACTTCGAAGTGAAGGTCACAGCCAACCGCGACAACCTGGCCAACATGCTCGCTTCAGCCATGATGACGGGCTACTTCCTGCGTCAGATGGAGCAGCGCAAGGAGCTGGAAGAGACCTTGTTCGCTGATGAGCAGATGGCCATCGAGCCGGACGACGAACTCAACTTCTGA
- the lepB gene encoding signal peptidase I has product MTPPFTTPPVQESSKGFWRNLIVWALLALLLRWVVVEPRWIPSGSMLPTLQLQDRILVEKIRPRLTRRLHRHLQRGDVVVFAPPQQLVAAGYDPNAALIKRVVGLPGDQLMVENGVLRRNGEEVKEPWISEAMDYAMAPVQVPEDQLWVMGDNRNASLDSHLWGPLPERNVIGTAIWRYWPLQQFGPLRIPAPADGS; this is encoded by the coding sequence ATGACGCCCCCATTCACCACACCCCCCGTCCAGGAGAGCTCCAAAGGGTTCTGGCGGAACCTGATCGTCTGGGCACTGCTGGCGCTCTTACTGCGCTGGGTGGTGGTGGAACCGCGCTGGATCCCATCGGGGTCGATGCTGCCCACCCTGCAGCTGCAGGACCGGATCCTGGTGGAGAAGATCCGACCTCGGCTGACCCGACGCCTGCATCGGCACCTGCAGCGCGGGGATGTGGTGGTGTTTGCACCGCCGCAGCAGCTGGTGGCCGCGGGATACGACCCCAACGCAGCCTTGATCAAACGGGTGGTGGGCTTGCCCGGTGATCAGTTGATGGTGGAGAACGGCGTTCTGCGCCGCAATGGTGAGGAGGTCAAAGAGCCCTGGATCAGCGAAGCCATGGACTACGCCATGGCACCGGTTCAGGTGCCCGAAGATCAGCTCTGGGTGATGGGTGACAACCGCAACGCCAGCCTGGATTCCCATCTGTGGGGACCGTTGCCGGAGCGCAACGTGATCGGAACAGCGATCTGGCGCTATTGGCCGTTGCAGCAGTTCGGTCCCTTACGGATCCCCGCCCCTGCTGATGGCAGTTGA